The following proteins are co-located in the Primulina tabacum isolate GXHZ01 chromosome 11, ASM2559414v2, whole genome shotgun sequence genome:
- the LOC142517628 gene encoding uncharacterized protein LOC142517628 isoform X5: protein MLISYSSTDTFHEVKRKRDRRKENLNKEPAELRWMLGTQTRANKGSRGNYSSRYTSQDADGGKGSVAVKEIATDHLAMKGRSKAPLATAPEMKKNETISITSPITDVSNGPSSITTQSTREIHASASGSVNQSEATENASMNKLEGPLPISSPLDCVKKARNPEIGDIHQQQNLSFINSTLVASPSAAGSSNSSDPLQFPSQDLLLPTAVASITSEVGSPHTHEVITDNNTEINSVSAGTSSSRSGSSNLHLKITNEHHVVGKNQHVVFLPIGSSTTVGAGKEWKPKSTSFSSTGQVSATTVVPKVSINYPESLPIPVAIGSKEATLELQKKLEDSHISDVQHVLMPSHLHVPETEKLWFRFGSFDVNFNLDKSQNGGPENDESQPLSESYEAINESMQQLPLSSHNAVTVVKDSEIKYPDEPQSPSQEPENFLSSEGEVPSSIIPDYSKSKQEVGPRSHQHPAVHTSSNYNFGFIPPILSNQVSPLESSDPRARDVPQLPEFAVQQPLDPTSYYGQFYRSTVDSDGRISPFNPAVTANKYGGASIPVQTCQSPQELQGGVPFILSSSPTPLVAQTAGVMQSSVTSAQQPLHVFRQPTGIHMPHYPSNYIPYGPYFSPFYVPPQAILQFLSNGGFPQQPQASNTYPTPPGTAGKYSVSQYKQGSNTGSSTQIGMPGSFGPYDHSMANYTSSSSSAAVCSTSNEDFSASQIKENIYASGQQSESSGVWFTTPSRDISNLQASSFYNLPQGQLAFAPTQPGPGTFTSIFHHAQAVTAATVHPLLQQSQSITTPADIVEPTAHVYQQPQHTQLNWPTNY, encoded by the exons ATGCTGATATCATATTCATCAACAGATACGTTCCATGAAGTAAAAAGAAAACGTGATAGGAGAAAAGAG AATCTGAACAAGGAGCCTGCAGAGTTGAGGTGGATGCTTGGTACCCAGACACGAGCAAACAAAGGGAGTCGAGGAAATTATTCTTCACGGTACACATCTCAAG ATGCTGATGGTGGAAAAGGTTCTGTTGCTGTGAAGGAAATCGCTACTGATCATCTGGCAATGAAAGGAAGGAGTAAGGCTCCCTTGGCGACTGCACCTGAGATGAAAAAGAATGAAACAATTTCTATTACAAG CCCAATAACTGATGTCTCTAATGGTCCATCTAGCATAACTACCCAGAGTACACGTGAGATTCATGCTTCTGCAAGTGGAAGTGTTAATCAATCCGAAGCAACTGAAAATGCTAGCATGAATAAATTGGAAGGACCCCTGCCAATCTCATCTCCCCTTGATTGTGTTAAAAAAGCCAGGAATCCAGAAATTGGGGATATCCATCAGCAACAAAATCTGAGTTTTATAAACAGTACACTTGTGGCATCTCCGTCTGCCGCTGGATCTTCGAACTCTTCTGATCCTTTACAATTTCCTTCTCAAGATCTACTTCTCCCAACTGCCGTTGCTTCTATTACCAGTGAAGTAGGAAGTCCCCACACTCATGAAGTGATCACCGATAATAATACCGAGATCAACTCTGTGTCTGCTGGAACTT CTTCTTCTCGTTCTGGGAGCTCCAATTTGCATCTAAAGATAACAAACGAACATCACGTGGTTGGAAAAAATCAGCATGTAGTGTTTCTGCCGATTGGATCTTCTACTACAG TGGGTGCTGGCAAAGAGTGGAAACCAAAGTCAACGAGTTTTTCCAGTACTGGCCAGGTTTCTGCCACCACTGTCGTACCTAAGGTTTCTATAAATTATCCTGAATCACTGCCTATACCTGTTGCCATTGGTTCGAAAGAAGCTACTCTGGAACTACAGAAGAAGTTAGAGGATTCACACATTTCTGATGTTCAACATGTTCTTATGCCCAGCCACCTACATGTTCCTGAAACTGAAAAACTCTGGTTTCGTTTCGGAAGTTTTGATGTTAACTTCAATTTAGATAAGAGCCAAAATGGCGGGCCTGAAAATGATGAAAGTCAGCCTCTTTCTGAATCATATGAGGCTATCAATGAATCTATGCAGCAACTTCCTTTAAG CAGTCATAATGCTGTGACAGTTGTGAAGGATTCAGAAATTAAGTACCCTGACGAACCCCAATCACCATCACAAGAACCTGAAAACTTTTTATCTAGTGAGGGTGAAGTCCCATCCTCGATTATCCCTGATTATAGCAAGTCCAAGCAGGAAGTTGGCCCCAGAAGCCATCAGCATCCTGCTGtccacacttcttcaaactacAATTTTGGTTTCATTCCACCTATATTAAGTAACCAGGTTTCGCCTTTGGAAAGTTCTGATCCGCGAGCTCGTGATGTTCCTCAACTTCCAGAATTTGCT GTACAGCAACCATTGGATCCGACAAGTTATTATGGTCAATTTTATCGTTCTACTGTAGATAGCGATGGCCGAATTTCACCATTTAATCCAGCTGTAACAGCAAACAAGTATGGAGGTGCTTCAATCCCTGTACAGACTTGTCAGTCTCCTCAAGAG TTGCAGGGTGGTGTCCCTTTCATTTTGTCCAGTTCTCCAACTCCACTTGTAGCTCAAACTGCTGGGGTTATGCAAAGCTCGGTTACTTCTGCCCAGCAACCTCTTCATGTCTTCCGTCAACCAACAGGCATTCATATGCCCCATTATCCTTCAAACTACATTCCATATGGACCTTATTTCTCCCCGTTTTATGTCCCACCTCAAGCAATTCTTCAGTTCTTAAGCAATGGTGGATTTCCTCAGCAACCTCAGGCTAGCAATACTTATCCAACTCCACCAGGGACAGCTGGCAAATATTCAGTTTCTCAGTACAAGCAAGGATCTAATACAGGAAGCTCAACTCAAATTGGCATGCCTGGCAGCTTTGGGCCGTATGATCACTCGATGGCCAACTACACTTCTAGTTCGTCCAGTGCAGCTGTTTGTTCTACATCTAATGAGGATTTTTCAGCATCTCAAATCAAGGAAAACATCTATGCCAGTGGCCAACAG AGTGAAAGTTCAGGTGTGTGGTTTACTACTCCAAGTCGTGATATTTCAAACTTGCAGGCTAGTTCGTTTTATAATCTTCCTCAAGGTCAGCTGGCTTTCGCCCCAACACAGCCTGGCCCTGGAACCTTCACCAGCATTTTCCACCACGCACAGGCAGTTACAGCAGCCACTGTTCACCCTCTTTTACAGCAATCTCAATCCATTACTACTCCTGCCGATATTGTTGAACCGACAGCACATGTTTACCAGCAGCCACAACATACACAATTAAACTGGCCTACTAACTATTGA